A portion of the Spirochaetota bacterium genome contains these proteins:
- the recJ gene encoding single-stranded-DNA-specific exonuclease RecJ: protein MCTSTSSYVKDLLLSHFKISHLVADLLLLRGMNSPYSAYTFLNPDLTLCYSPFLINEMDEAVRIIKNAVTHKKKIGIFADSDIDGLTSLTLLTHLLDLLKAKYYYRYPVADELYGLTIPIIDEFKKNNIDCIITLDSGTRDVNEIAYARTLGMDVIVCDHHEPSETLPDAVIINPKLISSQYPFKELAGVGVTYKFCLAVLLSYTKYHDKHIIVVALSHDSVLYKVIHRGRAIAHGSVNSIQEIKHLLKQYTGAILFNYDVPDIASLKHGMYYDIRDFVDELSPINEIIKGDVKDLFPTPVDYATMLLFKIQYQQSKKISQFIQDMLPLVALGTIADMMPLIDENRIIVSNGISYFDKTNHCGLKVIREHVAKTINSDTIGWDISPLLNSPGRFGKTKLAADFLLEKKQSKVKELLQEIVQLNRERKNIIQALVSKFSNNESIENNALRVICSNEIPDGLTGIIANRLADQLLQPVLVISDKPEAKIIKGSGRSRNNFDFFTTVSKHEHLFEKLGGHNHAFGFSIKKENIPILLKELNSTLSCTTIENDISEYDYELPIEYITFELLEALKLFEPYGIGHKPFIFLSKHCTISQYFIINGKHCKIIFNGSIKLEAMAWNSADKYKDILIQKIPVDILFTVKANEYNGLISPLLIIENLYPSQDLK from the coding sequence GTGTGTACCAGTACATCATCCTATGTAAAAGATTTATTATTATCTCATTTTAAAATCTCTCATCTTGTTGCTGATTTACTATTACTTAGGGGTATGAATAGCCCTTATAGTGCATACACATTCCTCAATCCTGACCTTACATTATGTTACAGCCCATTTCTTATAAACGAGATGGATGAAGCAGTAAGGATCATTAAAAATGCTGTAACCCATAAGAAAAAAATAGGTATTTTTGCGGATTCAGATATTGACGGTCTTACTTCTTTAACATTATTAACTCATTTGCTTGATCTTTTGAAAGCAAAGTACTATTACCGTTATCCTGTTGCCGATGAATTATATGGACTAACAATACCTATTATTGATGAGTTTAAAAAAAATAATATAGATTGTATTATAACATTGGATAGTGGTACTCGTGATGTTAATGAAATTGCGTATGCCAGAACTTTGGGTATGGATGTTATTGTTTGTGACCACCATGAACCATCTGAAACACTACCAGATGCAGTCATCATTAACCCAAAATTAATCAGTTCTCAATATCCCTTCAAGGAACTGGCTGGTGTTGGTGTTACTTATAAATTTTGTCTGGCAGTATTGCTAAGCTATACAAAGTATCATGACAAGCATATTATAGTTGTAGCGTTATCACATGATTCTGTTTTATATAAAGTAATTCATAGAGGCAGGGCGATAGCTCATGGTTCAGTCAACAGCATACAGGAAATAAAACACCTTTTAAAACAATATACTGGTGCAATTCTTTTTAATTACGATGTACCTGATATAGCATCTTTAAAACATGGAATGTATTATGATATCAGAGACTTTGTAGATGAACTATCGCCAATTAATGAAATAATAAAAGGTGATGTTAAGGATTTATTCCCAACCCCGGTGGATTATGCTACCATGCTACTTTTCAAGATACAATACCAGCAATCAAAAAAAATATCACAATTTATACAGGATATGCTCCCCCTGGTGGCACTGGGTACCATTGCTGATATGATGCCACTGATAGATGAAAACAGAATTATTGTAAGTAACGGAATATCATACTTTGATAAAACTAATCATTGCGGATTAAAGGTAATAAGAGAGCATGTTGCAAAAACAATAAATTCGGATACTATTGGCTGGGATATATCACCACTTCTAAATTCACCGGGTAGATTTGGCAAAACAAAGTTAGCTGCCGATTTTCTTCTTGAGAAAAAGCAATCAAAAGTAAAAGAACTATTGCAGGAGATTGTTCAACTTAACAGGGAACGTAAAAATATAATTCAAGCGTTAGTATCAAAATTTTCTAATAATGAATCCATTGAAAATAATGCATTACGGGTGATATGTTCTAATGAAATACCTGACGGATTAACCGGAATTATTGCAAACAGGCTTGCTGATCAGTTGTTACAACCTGTGCTTGTAATTTCAGATAAGCCTGAGGCAAAGATAATTAAAGGTTCAGGGAGGTCACGGAATAATTTTGACTTTTTTACTACCGTATCAAAACATGAACATCTTTTCGAAAAATTAGGTGGGCATAACCATGCCTTTGGTTTTTCAATAAAAAAAGAGAATATTCCTATACTTTTAAAAGAATTGAATAGTACATTGAGCTGTACAACTATAGAAAATGATATTTCAGAATATGATTATGAATTGCCAATAGAATACATAACCTTTGAATTACTTGAAGCACTGAAATTATTTGAACCTTATGGAATAGGGCATAAGCCTTTTATTTTTTTATCAAAACATTGCACCATCAGCCAATATTTTATCATTAATGGCAAACATTGTAAAATTATTTTTAATGGTTCTATAAAATTAGAAGCTATGGCGTGGAATTCAGCTGATAAATATAAAGATATTTTAATACAAAAAATTCCTGTTGATATACTTTTTACAGTAAAAGCTAATGAGTATAATGGTCTTATATCGCCGCTGCTAATTATAGAAAATCTTTATCCCTCTCAGGATTTAAAATAA
- a CDS encoding PQQ-binding-like beta-propeller repeat protein gives MKNIIITISLLLVTFATFALAGNWPIYKGNLFFTGNNDEIIVSNNQLKWLFLAKDRVFNPVVSDGRLYFVDKNAFLYCIDEDSGNIIWLNDIRSISSQFKAYSKSAGKIKYPLVYGNTVIVSDPIAIYAFDKRTGNVIWARTGLRVDETKPQGLTGITTQISIDGIYADPIIDQDTIYYGTRKIFASRDIKNGHIVWENKDIATYSGFPVYYDQYIITQSMNYETKTFTVFCLEQRTGKVVWQKNFNQPVAILPPVVNKHVYVPINNTVYCLDIKNGETLWQKSYNGTITSPLSFTDRSILFSLNNASIVGISPESGNTIASIFVGQQSSPYFVTIRDVIYIAYNQQNDKNQPVAKVKAMYINSGNTWWEFTAPFPGGVSQPVAADGILFLPAGNYLYAIGAGYMGSKHYETSKPEETQKSEPKEPSKLPDQELSEKELADKTKTPESKPTTQPTKQQMPTRQLPVEITDNNKSPLKSRITIQYKDENGEYNQSTAINGKGDITIPDKDNVEVIFESDGHVPKKVIVNKSDSQLKVVLDEIQPGKAVVVDNIHFDFDKWYIRKDSINILDKLVDMMKANPHLKVEVWGHTDSIGDDTYNQKLSEKRADAVCDYIIKHGISPERISAKGFGESKPIAPNDTKEGRQKNRRTEFYFKS, from the coding sequence ATGAAAAACATCATAATAACCATTTCACTTTTATTAGTAACTTTCGCTACCTTTGCATTAGCGGGTAACTGGCCAATATATAAAGGAAATCTTTTTTTTACAGGCAATAATGATGAAATTATCGTTTCAAATAATCAATTAAAATGGCTATTCTTAGCTAAAGACAGAGTATTCAATCCAGTTGTAAGTGATGGAAGACTATATTTTGTTGATAAAAATGCATTTCTATATTGCATTGATGAAGATTCTGGAAATATTATCTGGCTTAATGATATACGATCCATATCATCACAGTTTAAAGCATATTCAAAATCAGCTGGGAAAATTAAATATCCTCTTGTGTATGGAAATACTGTTATTGTCAGCGATCCCATTGCTATTTATGCTTTTGATAAACGAACTGGCAACGTTATATGGGCACGTACCGGATTGCGTGTTGACGAAACAAAACCTCAAGGGTTAACCGGCATTACAACACAAATTTCCATAGATGGGATATATGCGGATCCCATTATTGATCAGGATACTATTTATTATGGTACTCGAAAAATATTTGCTTCACGGGATATAAAAAACGGGCATATAGTTTGGGAAAACAAGGATATTGCCACATACAGCGGTTTTCCTGTTTACTATGATCAGTATATCATAACGCAATCAATGAATTATGAAACAAAAACTTTTACCGTTTTTTGCTTGGAACAAAGAACTGGAAAAGTAGTATGGCAAAAAAATTTTAATCAACCAGTTGCAATACTGCCACCAGTAGTCAATAAACATGTATATGTACCCATAAATAATACCGTATATTGTTTGGATATAAAAAACGGTGAAACATTATGGCAGAAGTCATATAATGGCACCATTACATCACCGTTAAGTTTTACCGACAGGTCAATACTGTTTTCGCTGAATAATGCATCAATTGTTGGCATAAGTCCAGAAAGTGGTAATACCATTGCCAGCATATTTGTTGGACAACAATCCTCTCCGTACTTTGTTACCATTCGTGATGTTATATATATTGCGTATAATCAGCAAAATGATAAAAATCAACCAGTTGCAAAAGTGAAAGCAATGTATATCAATTCTGGCAATACATGGTGGGAATTCACTGCCCCCTTCCCTGGAGGCGTATCTCAACCAGTAGCTGCTGATGGTATTTTATTTTTACCTGCAGGAAACTATTTGTATGCAATTGGTGCAGGGTATATGGGAAGCAAACATTACGAAACTTCAAAACCAGAAGAAACCCAAAAGAGTGAACCAAAAGAACCATCAAAATTACCTGATCAAGAGCTATCTGAAAAAGAATTAGCCGATAAAACGAAAACACCCGAATCAAAGCCAACAACACAACCTACAAAACAACAAATGCCAACACGTCAGTTGCCCGTTGAGATTACGGATAATAATAAATCACCACTGAAATCACGTATAACTATTCAATACAAAGATGAAAATGGGGAGTATAACCAGTCAACTGCCATTAATGGAAAAGGTGATATAACTATCCCCGACAAAGACAATGTTGAAGTTATTTTTGAATCAGATGGTCATGTTCCCAAAAAGGTAATTGTCAATAAAAGCGACAGTCAATTGAAAGTAGTCCTTGATGAAATACAACCTGGCAAAGCTGTAGTGGTGGATAACATTCACTTTGATTTTGATAAATGGTATATCAGAAAAGACTCGATTAATATTCTTGATAAACTGGTAGACATGATGAAAGCAAATCCTCACTTAAAAGTTGAGGTGTGGGGCCATACTGACTCAATTGGCGATGATACCTATAATCAAAAATTATCTGAAAAACGTGCTGATGCGGTATGCGATTATATTATTAAGCATGGAATAAGCCCTGAAAGGATTAGCGCAAAAGGATTTGGTGAATCAAAGCCAATTGCACCAAATGATACTAAAGAAGGGAGACAGAAGAACAGGAGAACAGAATTTTATTTTAAATCCTGA
- the murJ gene encoding murein biosynthesis integral membrane protein MurJ, which produces MKTEPKDKSLFNTIMVATGIFLSRIAGLIRDRVFAHYFGNSDAADAFRAAFRIPNFLQNLFGEGVLSASFIPVYAKLLAEKKFDQATKLAQTIAGILSLVISSLVFIGILITPLLIDIIAPGFHGEKRELTILLVRIFFPGAGILVFSAWCLGILNSHGKFFLSYSAPVLWNIIIIITLLFFGDSSQQNDLAKYTAAGSVAGSFLQLLIQLPFVIVIIKQLKLRLSFRTQEVRTVINNFIPVFFGRGVVQISAYIDSLLASLLPTGAVAAISYAQTLYMLPISLFGMSVSAAELPAMSKVIGPQEEIAKKLQSRINNAIKRIAFYVVPSTIAFFILGDIIVGAIYQTGAFSTHDTTFVWMVLAGSTVGLLAITQSRLYSSAFYAMNDTCTPLKFAILRVILSSIIGFFASQYGTLLLGINKLYGTVGITAASGFSGWIEYKLLKATISKRIGEVGLQKKYLLYLWASSLIAALIAFNIKIHLHYHPLILAGIVLPLYGGVYFACTFIFRIEEIMNILKMIGFKR; this is translated from the coding sequence ATGAAAACCGAACCAAAAGATAAAAGCCTTTTTAATACCATAATGGTTGCCACCGGCATTTTCTTAAGCAGAATAGCTGGTTTAATCCGCGACCGTGTGTTTGCGCATTACTTTGGCAATTCGGATGCTGCAGATGCATTCAGAGCAGCATTTAGAATTCCAAATTTTTTGCAAAATCTTTTTGGCGAGGGCGTCCTTTCAGCTTCATTTATACCTGTATATGCTAAATTGCTTGCAGAAAAAAAGTTTGATCAGGCTACAAAACTTGCACAGACTATTGCTGGAATATTGTCACTTGTAATTTCATCACTTGTATTTATTGGAATCCTGATAACACCACTTCTTATCGATATCATTGCACCTGGTTTTCACGGTGAAAAGCGAGAGCTTACCATTTTACTTGTTCGTATATTTTTTCCAGGTGCAGGAATACTTGTATTTTCAGCATGGTGTTTGGGCATTTTAAATAGTCATGGTAAGTTCTTTTTATCGTATAGTGCACCGGTATTATGGAATATCATAATCATTATAACATTATTATTTTTTGGCGATAGTTCTCAGCAAAATGACCTTGCAAAATATACTGCAGCCGGATCAGTGGCTGGTAGTTTTTTACAGTTATTGATACAATTACCATTTGTTATCGTTATCATTAAACAGCTCAAACTACGACTTTCATTTAGAACACAGGAAGTAAGAACTGTTATTAATAATTTTATTCCGGTATTTTTTGGACGCGGAGTTGTTCAGATAAGTGCATACATTGATTCGTTACTTGCCAGTTTGCTACCTACCGGAGCTGTCGCCGCTATATCCTATGCCCAAACATTGTATATGCTACCAATAAGCCTATTTGGCATGTCAGTTTCCGCCGCTGAATTACCAGCCATGTCAAAAGTTATTGGCCCACAGGAAGAAATAGCTAAAAAACTTCAATCACGAATAAACAACGCAATAAAACGTATTGCATTTTATGTTGTGCCATCAACTATTGCATTTTTTATATTAGGCGATATTATTGTTGGGGCTATTTATCAAACTGGTGCATTTAGTACTCACGATACAACATTTGTGTGGATGGTACTTGCTGGTTCAACAGTTGGACTGCTTGCAATAACCCAAAGTAGATTATATTCATCTGCATTTTATGCAATGAATGACACTTGCACCCCTTTAAAATTTGCAATTTTACGCGTTATACTGTCAAGTATCATTGGTTTTTTTGCTTCTCAGTATGGGACTTTACTTCTAGGTATTAATAAACTGTATGGAACTGTAGGAATTACTGCAGCATCGGGATTTTCCGGGTGGATTGAATATAAATTGCTAAAAGCAACTATTTCTAAAAGAATTGGAGAAGTCGGATTACAAAAAAAATATCTTTTGTATTTATGGGCAAGTTCACTTATCGCAGCTTTAATAGCATTCAATATTAAAATCCATTTGCACTATCATCCTCTTATTCTAGCTGGAATAGTGCTTCCATTATATGGCGGTGTATACTTTGCTTGTACGTTCATATTCAGGATAGAAGAAATAATGAATATACTTAAAATGATTGGGTTTAAACGATAG